The following proteins are encoded in a genomic region of Candidatus Diapherotrites archaeon:
- a CDS encoding CBS domain-containing protein: MLPTLSEIKMKRRQLGLTQSGLALLANVSQSLVAKLESGQIVPSYDKVKRIFDSLEQLQSKNALSAADVMTKKIVFVGPDGKVKDAIRLMESKALSQLPVLLDGRSIGTISEKGVLAKLGNLGNADLGRLKVSDVMAESLPLVLGSTPVNIINTLLDHSPAVLVSSKGQIVGIVSKSDLLKALLRQDGKGGLPGSSQKTSQLASLP, translated from the coding sequence ATGCTTCCCACCCTTTCAGAGATAAAGATGAAGCGCAGGCAGCTCGGCCTCACGCAGTCAGGGCTTGCTTTGCTTGCAAATGTTTCGCAGAGCCTTGTGGCAAAGCTTGAATCGGGGCAGATTGTGCCCAGCTATGACAAGGTAAAGCGCATTTTCGATTCCCTTGAACAGCTGCAGTCGAAGAATGCCTTGTCGGCCGCGGACGTAATGACAAAGAAAATCGTTTTCGTGGGGCCGGATGGAAAAGTGAAGGACGCGATCAGGCTCATGGAGTCAAAGGCGCTGTCGCAACTGCCCGTCCTTCTGGACGGGAGAAGCATCGGCACGATTTCGGAAAAAGGCGTTCTTGCAAAGCTCGGCAACCTTGGCAATGCCGACCTTGGCAGGCTGAAAGTTTCTGATGTCATGGCGGAATCCCTGCCCCTGGTTTTGGGGTCCACGCCCGTCAACATCATCAACACGCTTTTGGACCACTCTCCGGCAGTCCTGGTTTCAAGCAAAGGCCAGATTGTCGGCATTGTCTCTAAATCCGATTTGCTGAAGGCTTTGCTCAGGCAGGATGGCAAAGGTGGCTTGCCTGGCTCAAGCCAAAAAACAAGCCAACTGGCATCA
- a CDS encoding methionine adenosyltransferase, with protein MAAKKFLFTSESVTEGHPDKICDRVSDAFLDEALRQDPKARVAVETLTTTGLILIAGEVSTKGYVDTQKIVREALRDIGYTNPEYGIDASDCCVLTAIHEQSGNIAVGVNDRDEKGMEKEQGAGDQGLMFGYACNETPELMPLPIMLAHRLAMRLAEVRKKKILDWVRPDGKTQVTVEYVDGKPKRIDAIVIAVHHSPRMEKDGKFSIDAKEQIMEHVIKPICAKWIDGETKIFINATGIFEKGGPEADTGVTGRKIIVDTYGGMGRHGGGAFSGKDPTKVDRSGAYMARHIAKNIVAAGLAEKCEVQIAYSIGRAEPVSVFVDTLGTGRAEDEKIADAVKKIFPLRPAEIIKYLDLLRPIYSKTSAYGHFGRNDPDFTWEKTDKAEELRKALA; from the coding sequence ATGGCCGCAAAAAAATTCCTTTTCACGAGCGAATCCGTAACTGAAGGGCACCCCGACAAGATCTGCGACAGGGTTTCCGACGCATTCCTTGACGAGGCGCTGAGGCAGGACCCGAAGGCACGGGTTGCAGTTGAAACCCTCACGACAACCGGCCTCATCCTCATCGCAGGCGAGGTTTCAACCAAAGGCTACGTCGACACGCAGAAAATCGTCAGGGAAGCACTGCGCGACATAGGGTATACCAACCCCGAATACGGCATTGACGCAAGCGACTGCTGTGTCCTTACGGCAATCCACGAGCAGAGCGGAAACATTGCAGTCGGAGTCAACGACCGCGACGAAAAAGGCATGGAAAAAGAACAGGGCGCGGGCGACCAGGGCCTGATGTTCGGATATGCCTGCAACGAAACTCCCGAACTGATGCCCCTGCCTATCATGCTGGCGCACAGGCTTGCAATGCGCCTCGCCGAAGTGAGAAAGAAAAAAATCCTTGACTGGGTGAGGCCCGACGGCAAAACGCAGGTAACCGTGGAATACGTCGACGGCAAACCCAAAAGAATCGACGCAATCGTCATCGCAGTGCACCATTCCCCGCGCATGGAAAAGGACGGCAAATTTTCCATCGACGCCAAGGAACAGATAATGGAGCACGTCATCAAGCCCATCTGCGCAAAATGGATTGACGGGGAAACAAAAATTTTCATCAATGCGACGGGCATTTTCGAAAAAGGCGGGCCGGAAGCCGACACCGGCGTTACGGGAAGAAAAATCATTGTGGACACTTACGGCGGAATGGGCAGGCACGGCGGAGGGGCTTTTTCGGGCAAAGACCCGACAAAGGTGGACAGGAGCGGCGCCTACATGGCAAGGCACATAGCCAAAAACATCGTTGCCGCGGGATTGGCGGAAAAATGCGAAGTGCAAATCGCCTATTCCATCGGCCGCGCGGAACCGGTCTCTGTTTTCGTTGACACGCTTGGAACCGGAAGGGCTGAGGATGAAAAAATCGCAGACGCAGTGAAAAAAATTTTCCCGCTCAGGCCCGCGGAAATCATAAAATACCTGGACCTGCTCCGGCCAATCTATTCCAAAACCTCGGCTTACGGGCATTTCGGAAGAAACGACCCCGACTTCACGTGGGAAAAAACGGACAAGGCGGAAGAACTCAGAAAAGCGCTGGCGTGA